A genome region from Kaistia algarum includes the following:
- a CDS encoding ABC transporter ATP-binding protein has product MILRLDNVSKSFGALKVTDAVTFSVPRGEALGIIGPNGAGKSTLFNLITGNVLPNEGRIEFLGRDVTRAPAMERVRMGVGRSFQIPQPFEGLTVFENLLTAAAFGRGGREADMVDDCARILDETELLKKANVVAGSLSLLDRKRLELARAMATGPELLLLDEIAGGLTEGECRALVATIQGIHAKGTTIIWIEHVLHALNSVVERLLVLDFGRVIGIGEPEAIMASKEVREIYLGIEV; this is encoded by the coding sequence ATGATCCTGAGGCTCGACAATGTCTCCAAGTCCTTCGGCGCGCTGAAGGTCACGGATGCCGTGACCTTCTCGGTGCCGCGCGGCGAGGCGTTGGGCATCATCGGCCCGAACGGCGCGGGCAAGTCGACGCTGTTCAACCTGATCACCGGCAATGTGCTGCCGAATGAAGGACGCATCGAGTTCCTCGGCCGCGACGTAACGCGTGCGCCCGCCATGGAGCGGGTGCGTATGGGCGTCGGCCGCTCGTTCCAGATCCCGCAGCCCTTCGAGGGGCTGACCGTCTTCGAAAACCTCCTGACCGCAGCCGCCTTCGGAAGGGGAGGGCGCGAAGCCGACATGGTCGATGATTGCGCCCGCATCCTGGATGAAACCGAGCTTCTGAAGAAGGCGAATGTGGTGGCCGGCTCGCTCAGCCTTCTGGACCGCAAGCGCCTGGAACTTGCCCGTGCCATGGCGACCGGCCCCGAACTCCTGCTCCTCGACGAGATCGCGGGCGGCCTCACGGAGGGTGAATGCCGGGCGCTCGTGGCCACCATCCAGGGCATCCACGCCAAGGGCACGACGATCATCTGGATCGAGCATGTGCTGCACGCCCTGAATTCCGTCGTCGAGCGACTGCTCGTCCTCGACTTCGGGCGGGTGATCGGCATCGGCGAACCCGAAGCGATCATGGCCTCGAAGGAAGTGCGCGAAATCTACCTGGGGATCGAGGTCTGA
- a CDS encoding ABC transporter ATP-binding protein codes for MTAVLSTHGLVARYGDFQALYGVDTELHQGEAVALIGANGAGKSTFLRSIMGLLPVARDMVRLDGEPVGGTATDRMVQKGIAIVPEGRRLFTGMSVEDNLRVAIDQAGRVGAKGGWTLGRLHKLFPILEEKARTPVQSLSGGQQQMVSIGRALLCQPRVLLCDEISLGLAPKVIREIYAALPEIRASGTAMIVVEQDVGLAQSASDRLYCMLEGRVTLTGKSAEVTREQIGEAYFGASHAVV; via the coding sequence ATGACCGCCGTTCTTTCCACCCATGGGCTTGTCGCCCGCTATGGCGATTTCCAGGCGCTCTACGGTGTCGATACCGAACTGCACCAGGGCGAGGCCGTGGCCCTGATCGGCGCCAATGGCGCCGGCAAGTCGACCTTCTTGCGCTCGATCATGGGCCTGCTGCCGGTCGCGCGTGACATGGTGCGGCTCGACGGCGAGCCCGTCGGCGGCACCGCCACGGATCGCATGGTGCAGAAGGGCATCGCCATCGTGCCGGAGGGCCGTCGGCTCTTCACCGGAATGTCGGTCGAGGACAATCTCCGCGTCGCGATCGACCAGGCCGGGCGCGTCGGCGCCAAGGGCGGCTGGACGCTGGGACGGCTGCACAAGCTCTTCCCGATCCTTGAGGAGAAGGCGCGCACGCCAGTGCAGAGCCTCTCCGGTGGACAGCAGCAGATGGTGTCGATCGGCCGTGCGCTGCTCTGCCAGCCGCGCGTGCTGCTCTGCGACGAGATCAGCCTCGGCCTCGCGCCCAAAGTGATCCGCGAAATCTATGCGGCGCTGCCGGAAATCCGCGCGTCGGGCACGGCGATGATCGTCGTCGAGCAGGATGTCGGTCTCGCCCAATCCGCTTCGGACCGCCTCTATTGCATGCTGGAGGGGCGCGTGACCCTCACCGGCAAGTCGGCCGAAGTCACACGCGAGCAGATCGGCGAAGCCTATTTCGGAGCCAGCCATGCAGTGGTTTGA
- a CDS encoding ABC transporter ATP-binding protein — MDREILLKASGVSKSFGAVRVLHEVSFEVNRGEVLGILGPNGAGKTTLFNMISGDLKTSGGEIRLGDTMLRGEPPFRRCKMGIGRTYQIPRPYSGMTTFENLLVAAAFGGGRSEKKSYAFCAQVLRDCELIDKANVSAGSLTLLDRKRLELARALASDPKLLLLDEIAGGLTDDESKALVALVRRIRDRGVTIVWIEHVLHALLAVADRLMVLNFGEKIAEGLPAEVIALPEVRRVYMGIEV, encoded by the coding sequence ATGGACAGGGAAATCCTGCTGAAAGCGAGTGGCGTGTCGAAGTCCTTCGGCGCCGTTCGCGTCCTGCATGAAGTGAGTTTCGAGGTCAATCGCGGCGAGGTGCTGGGCATCCTCGGCCCGAATGGAGCGGGGAAGACGACGCTTTTCAATATGATCAGCGGCGATCTGAAGACATCGGGCGGCGAGATCCGGCTGGGCGACACGATGCTCCGCGGCGAGCCGCCGTTCCGGCGCTGCAAGATGGGGATCGGGCGGACCTATCAGATCCCGCGCCCCTATTCCGGCATGACCACCTTCGAGAACCTGCTGGTCGCCGCCGCGTTCGGCGGCGGCCGGTCGGAAAAGAAGAGCTACGCCTTTTGTGCGCAGGTGTTGCGCGACTGCGAACTGATCGACAAGGCCAATGTCTCGGCCGGCTCGCTGACGCTGCTCGACCGCAAGCGGCTGGAACTGGCGCGCGCGCTCGCCTCGGATCCGAAGCTGCTGCTGCTCGACGAAATCGCGGGCGGGCTGACGGACGATGAATCGAAGGCGCTGGTCGCGCTCGTGCGCCGTATCCGCGACCGCGGCGTCACCATCGTGTGGATCGAGCATGTGCTGCACGCGCTGCTCGCGGTGGCCGACCGGCTGATGGTGCTGAATTTCGGCGAGAAGATCGCGGAAGGGCTGCCAGCCGAAGTGATCGCGCTGCCCGAGGTCCGCCGCGTCTATATGGGGATCGAGGTATGA
- a CDS encoding ABC transporter ATP-binding protein, producing MMLLETHGLTANYGQFKALFGVDVSVSEGECVAIIGANGAGKSTLMRSITGVIRNEPGMVMHRGEPIGALSSADIMKRGIAMVPEGRRLFPSLSVEENLLIGGQARKAPGPWSLDAIYDLFPILRERRNNAGTALSGGQQQMVAIGRALMSNPELLLCDEISLGLAPVVIRDIYAALPRIREGGAAIVVVEQDIGKALAVADRVYCMMEGRVTLVARPADVTREAIHAAYFGEAA from the coding sequence CTGATGCTGCTCGAAACCCACGGTCTCACCGCCAATTACGGGCAGTTCAAAGCCCTGTTCGGCGTCGACGTTTCGGTCTCCGAAGGCGAATGCGTCGCGATCATCGGCGCCAATGGCGCCGGGAAATCGACCTTGATGCGCTCCATCACCGGCGTCATCCGCAATGAACCCGGGATGGTGATGCATCGCGGCGAGCCGATCGGTGCGCTTTCTTCCGCCGACATCATGAAGCGCGGCATCGCCATGGTGCCAGAGGGCCGCCGGCTGTTTCCCTCGCTCAGTGTCGAGGAAAATCTCCTGATCGGCGGTCAGGCGCGCAAGGCGCCGGGACCCTGGAGCCTTGACGCCATCTACGACCTGTTCCCGATTCTGCGCGAGCGGCGGAACAATGCGGGCACGGCGCTTTCCGGCGGCCAGCAGCAGATGGTGGCGATCGGCCGAGCGCTGATGTCGAACCCCGAACTGCTCCTCTGCGACGAGATCAGCCTTGGCCTCGCGCCGGTCGTCATCCGAGATATCTACGCGGCCCTTCCCAGGATTCGGGAAGGCGGCGCTGCGATCGTCGTCGTGGAGCAGGATATCGGCAAGGCGCTGGCCGTGGCCGACCGCGTCTACTGCATGATGGAAGGGCGCGTAACCCTGGTTGCCAGGCCGGCCGACGTCACGCGCGAAGCCATTCACGCCGCCTATTTCGGGGAGGCGGCATGA
- a CDS encoding branched-chain amino acid ABC transporter permease yields the protein MIWVDTLVQGILLGGLYALFAAGLSLVFGIMRLVNLAHGDLIVFAAYLVLMGVTLLGLSPWIAALVAMPLMFALGWLLQAGVLNRVLGKDILPPLLVTFGLSVALQNGLLEAFSADSRRIPAGTLEGASLDLGLVTVGVMPLLTFASAIAVIVALNSIFYHTALGRSFRATSDDAVTAGLMGIEPKRIFAIATGIAMVVVTIAALYLGMRSNFDPSIGPARLIYAFEAVIIGGLGSLWGTLAGGIIIGVAQTFGAAVNPEWQILAGHLAFLAVMLMKPRGLFPRAVD from the coding sequence ATGATCTGGGTCGACACCCTGGTGCAAGGAATCCTGCTGGGCGGCCTCTATGCGCTGTTCGCGGCCGGCCTCAGCCTCGTCTTCGGCATCATGCGGCTGGTGAACCTCGCCCATGGCGACCTCATCGTCTTCGCCGCCTATCTGGTGCTGATGGGCGTAACGCTGCTCGGCCTGTCGCCCTGGATCGCCGCGTTGGTCGCCATGCCGCTGATGTTTGCGCTGGGCTGGCTGCTTCAGGCGGGCGTGCTGAACCGTGTGCTGGGCAAGGATATCCTGCCGCCGCTACTGGTGACGTTCGGCCTGTCGGTCGCCCTGCAGAACGGGCTGCTGGAAGCCTTCTCCGCCGATAGCCGCCGCATTCCGGCAGGCACGCTGGAAGGCGCCTCACTGGATCTCGGGCTGGTCACGGTCGGCGTCATGCCGCTCCTGACCTTTGCCTCCGCGATCGCCGTGATCGTCGCGCTCAACAGCATCTTCTACCACACCGCGCTCGGCCGCTCGTTCCGGGCCACATCGGACGACGCCGTGACGGCCGGGCTCATGGGCATCGAGCCGAAACGGATCTTCGCCATCGCTACCGGCATCGCCATGGTCGTGGTGACGATCGCCGCGCTCTATCTCGGCATGCGCTCCAACTTCGACCCGTCGATCGGGCCGGCGCGGCTGATCTACGCCTTCGAGGCTGTGATCATCGGCGGACTCGGCAGTCTCTGGGGCACGCTGGCGGGCGGGATCATCATCGGTGTGGCGCAAACCTTCGGCGCCGCCGTGAACCCCGAATGGCAGATCCTGGCGGGACATCTCGCCTTCCTCGCCGTGATGCTCATGAAGCCGCGCGGCCTCTTCCCGCGCGCTGTGGATTGA
- a CDS encoding branched-chain amino acid ABC transporter permease, producing MQWFDALVQGILLGGMYAQYALGMALMFGVMRIVNISHGDLVILLSLIGISMASAWGLGPLPVLIALVPLAVLMGWLLQKLVLNKVVGSDPLPSLIATFGLSVALQNLMLQIWSANSRSLPGGGLESQSIEIGGIYIGLLPVIVLAVATGLTWGLDLMLKRTRFGRALRAASADVEAAAMTGINPRAVYALATAAAVGILGFAAVFQALRSTVAPADGPAQLIYAFEAVIIGGMGSVWGAFIGSMVLGISQGIGFRIDPGFGVLAGHIVFLIVLATRPQGLFGRA from the coding sequence ATGCAGTGGTTTGACGCATTGGTGCAGGGGATCCTGCTGGGCGGCATGTACGCCCAATATGCGCTGGGCATGGCGCTGATGTTCGGCGTCATGCGGATCGTGAACATCAGCCACGGCGATCTGGTGATCCTGCTGTCGCTCATCGGCATTTCCATGGCCTCGGCCTGGGGGCTCGGTCCGCTGCCGGTGCTCATCGCCCTGGTGCCCCTGGCCGTGCTGATGGGGTGGCTCCTGCAGAAGCTGGTGCTCAACAAGGTCGTCGGCAGCGATCCGCTCCCCTCGCTGATCGCGACCTTCGGCCTTTCGGTCGCCCTGCAGAACCTCATGCTGCAGATCTGGTCGGCCAATAGCCGCTCGCTGCCGGGCGGCGGGCTCGAAAGCCAGTCGATCGAAATCGGCGGGATCTATATCGGGCTCCTGCCGGTCATCGTGCTCGCGGTCGCGACCGGTCTTACCTGGGGCCTCGACCTGATGCTGAAGCGCACCCGCTTCGGCCGGGCGCTCCGCGCCGCGTCCGCCGATGTCGAGGCGGCGGCGATGACCGGCATCAATCCCCGCGCCGTCTATGCGCTGGCGACGGCAGCGGCGGTCGGCATCCTCGGCTTCGCGGCGGTGTTCCAGGCGCTGCGCTCTACTGTTGCCCCTGCCGACGGTCCGGCCCAGCTGATCTATGCCTTCGAGGCGGTGATCATCGGCGGCATGGGATCGGTCTGGGGCGCCTTCATCGGCTCGATGGTGCTTGGCATCTCGCAGGGCATCGGCTTCCGCATCGATCCCGGCTTCGGCGTCCTCGCCGGCCATATCGTCTTCCTGATCGTGCTGGCCACCCGCCCGCAGGGCTTGTTCGGAAGGGCATGA
- a CDS encoding SDR family NAD(P)-dependent oxidoreductase — protein MAALEKMFDVKGKSVIVTGGASGIGRAYAEVMAENGARVCIFDIDPDGLARVTAEMTAKGWDVWGQTVDVGDRPAMAAAFDAVAAKHGQIDTVFANAGIDPGPGFNTVTGERFPGGAIENIPDEQWDRGIEINLTSVYTTVKNAVRHMKPNGGGEIIVTSSIASMINESIVGTSYMPAKAAVNHFVRHMAMELGAYGIRVNAILPGPFITNIAGGRLRNKADRAAFESQSLIGRIGDVEDIKGLALLLASPAGSFFTGSLIVIDGGSLTRMT, from the coding sequence ATGGCCGCGCTTGAGAAAATGTTCGATGTCAAAGGCAAGTCGGTGATCGTCACCGGCGGTGCCAGCGGCATCGGCCGGGCCTATGCCGAGGTGATGGCCGAGAACGGCGCCCGGGTCTGCATCTTCGACATCGATCCGGATGGCCTGGCACGGGTCACGGCCGAGATGACTGCCAAGGGCTGGGATGTCTGGGGCCAGACCGTAGATGTTGGCGACCGTCCGGCCATGGCCGCTGCCTTCGATGCCGTGGCCGCGAAGCATGGCCAAATCGACACGGTCTTCGCCAATGCCGGCATCGATCCCGGCCCCGGTTTCAATACCGTGACGGGCGAGCGCTTTCCGGGCGGCGCGATCGAGAACATCCCCGACGAGCAGTGGGATCGGGGCATCGAGATCAACCTGACCTCGGTCTACACGACCGTGAAGAATGCCGTCCGCCACATGAAGCCGAACGGTGGTGGGGAGATCATCGTCACTTCGTCGATCGCCTCGATGATCAATGAGAGCATCGTCGGCACGTCTTACATGCCGGCCAAGGCGGCAGTGAACCATTTCGTCCGCCACATGGCGATGGAGCTCGGCGCCTATGGCATCCGGGTCAATGCCATCCTGCCAGGCCCGTTCATCACCAACATCGCCGGCGGCCGGCTGCGCAATAAGGCGGATCGCGCCGCCTTCGAGAGCCAGTCGCTGATCGGACGCATCGGCGATGTCGAGGACATCAAGGGGCTCGCGCTGCTGTTGGCCTCGCCGGCCGGTTCCTTTTTCACCGGCTCGCTGATCGTCATCGACGGCGGCTCCTTGACCCGCATGACCTGA
- a CDS encoding intradiol ring-cleavage dioxygenase — protein sequence MIDEHEYGYFTEANSAEVVVARNKNAKDERLKQVMEVITRKLHEAVKEIEPTQDEWFRAILFLTETGQICNEWRQEYILLSDVLGVSMLVDAINNRKPSGASESTVLGPFHVADAPELPMGADICLDQKGEPMFVHGHILDTKGNPISGAKIDVWQANDEGFYDVQQKGIQPDFNLRGVFRTGDDGRYWFRGVKPKYYPIPDDGPVGKLLGALGRHPNRPAHLHYIISADGFDALTTHIFDPDDPYINSDAVFGVKKSLLAEFSKVDDAAAAATVGVAAPYYDVEFDFVLSRAKAE from the coding sequence ATGATCGACGAACACGAATATGGCTACTTCACCGAGGCGAATTCGGCCGAGGTCGTCGTCGCGCGCAACAAGAACGCCAAGGATGAGCGGCTGAAGCAGGTGATGGAAGTCATCACCCGCAAGCTGCATGAGGCGGTCAAGGAGATCGAGCCGACGCAGGACGAGTGGTTCCGGGCCATCCTGTTCCTGACGGAGACCGGCCAGATCTGCAACGAATGGCGGCAGGAATACATCCTGCTTTCCGACGTGCTCGGCGTCTCGATGCTGGTTGACGCGATCAACAACCGGAAGCCGTCCGGCGCCTCGGAATCGACCGTGCTCGGGCCGTTCCACGTCGCTGATGCGCCGGAACTGCCGATGGGCGCCGACATCTGTCTCGACCAGAAGGGCGAGCCGATGTTCGTCCATGGCCATATCCTCGACACCAAAGGCAACCCGATCTCGGGCGCCAAGATCGATGTCTGGCAGGCCAATGACGAGGGCTTCTACGACGTGCAGCAGAAGGGCATCCAGCCCGATTTCAACCTGCGCGGCGTGTTCCGGACCGGCGATGACGGACGCTACTGGTTCCGCGGCGTGAAGCCGAAATACTACCCGATCCCCGATGACGGCCCGGTCGGCAAGCTGCTCGGCGCGCTCGGGCGGCATCCCAACCGTCCCGCCCATCTGCACTACATCATCTCGGCCGACGGTTTCGACGCGCTGACCACGCACATCTTCGATCCGGACGACCCCTACATCAATTCCGATGCTGTCTTCGGCGTGAAGAAGAGCCTGCTGGCCGAATTCTCGAAGGTCGACGACGCGGCCGCGGCGGCGACGGTCGGGGTCGCGGCTCCCTATTATGACGTGGAATTCGACTTCGTGCTGTCGCGGGCGAAGGCGGAATAG
- a CDS encoding ABC transporter substrate-binding protein — translation MTYYNRILKSGLNPNRRSVLKGLAASAAASTLALPGYARAETAGKIKLGYISPTTGPLALFGETDGYTLQKIRAVLGGQLQSSNGKTYEIEILDRDSQSNPNKSSEIAGNLILNEEIHLLLPASTTDTILPAAEQAELYETPCLSSGAPWQAVVFPRGGGKQTFDWTYHFFWGLDEALNTFVGIWNGLETNKKVGMLFPQNIDGETWGNDEYGLPVPTKKAGYEVFVPGYFQPRTNDFSAQIAEFKKNNCEIIGGITYPDDLKTFVTQCNQQGFKPKAITVAAALLFPSGVEAMGPLGNGMSSEVWWTPAFPFKSSLTGQVSQDLATQWEADTKKQWTQPLGYSHALLEVAIDILKRSSDPLSREANRDAMAATDLQSLVGHIKFDGSPHKNICKTPIFGGQWVKGEKWPYDLKIVDNSVNQLFAPQQKIVPISW, via the coding sequence GTGACCTACTACAATCGCATCCTGAAATCGGGCCTGAACCCCAATCGGCGCAGCGTGCTCAAGGGCCTCGCGGCGAGCGCCGCGGCCAGCACGCTGGCGCTGCCGGGCTATGCCCGCGCGGAGACGGCCGGCAAGATCAAGCTCGGCTATATCAGCCCGACCACGGGCCCGCTCGCCCTGTTCGGCGAAACGGACGGCTACACGCTCCAGAAGATCCGCGCCGTGCTCGGCGGCCAGTTGCAATCGTCCAACGGCAAGACCTACGAGATCGAGATCCTCGATCGCGACAGCCAGTCCAACCCGAACAAGTCGTCGGAAATCGCCGGCAATCTGATCCTGAACGAAGAGATCCACCTGCTTCTCCCGGCATCCACCACCGACACGATCCTGCCGGCGGCCGAGCAGGCCGAGCTTTACGAGACGCCGTGCCTCTCGTCGGGCGCGCCCTGGCAGGCGGTCGTCTTCCCGCGCGGCGGCGGCAAGCAGACCTTCGACTGGACCTATCATTTCTTCTGGGGCCTCGACGAGGCGCTGAACACCTTTGTCGGCATCTGGAACGGCCTGGAGACCAACAAGAAGGTCGGCATGCTGTTCCCGCAGAACATCGATGGCGAGACCTGGGGCAATGATGAATACGGCCTTCCGGTCCCGACCAAGAAGGCGGGCTACGAGGTCTTCGTTCCGGGCTATTTCCAGCCGCGCACCAATGATTTCTCGGCCCAGATCGCCGAGTTCAAGAAGAACAATTGCGAGATCATCGGCGGCATCACCTATCCCGACGATCTGAAGACCTTCGTCACCCAGTGCAACCAGCAGGGCTTCAAGCCCAAGGCGATCACCGTGGCGGCAGCACTTCTGTTCCCCAGTGGTGTCGAGGCGATGGGTCCGCTCGGCAATGGCATGTCGTCGGAAGTCTGGTGGACGCCGGCCTTCCCGTTCAAGTCTTCGCTGACCGGGCAGGTGAGCCAGGATCTCGCGACCCAGTGGGAAGCCGACACCAAGAAGCAGTGGACGCAGCCGCTCGGCTATTCGCACGCCCTGCTCGAAGTGGCGATCGACATCCTGAAGCGTTCTTCCGATCCGCTCAGCCGCGAGGCCAACCGCGACGCGATGGCCGCGACCGACCTGCAGTCGCTCGTCGGCCACATCAAGTTCGACGGATCGCCCCACAAGAATATCTGCAAGACGCCGATCTTCGGCGGCCAGTGGGTGAAGGGCGAGAAGTGGCCCTATGACCTGAAGATCGTCGACAACTCCGTCAACCAGCTCTTCGCCCCGCAGCAGAAGATCGTTCCGATCTCCTGGTAA
- a CDS encoding branched-chain amino acid ABC transporter permease, which translates to MYKLTTRTRAGTATAIAVLLLILAGFALPAVISRGVIQDLFFILTMLTLAQLWNLLAGYGGLVSVGQQAFVGIGAYAMFAGVILMGWNPVWAILLGGVAGLLLAIPTAFFAFRLQGAYFAIGTWVIAEVTRLLIAQWKTLGGGTGTSLPREATSNILGTDAIRALFGVREAAARDILAYWLALVLVVIVTGGIYWLLKSRLGLALAAVRDNAEAARSVGVDTGRLKWAVFLIAAAATGLSGALIFLQTARISPDAAFAVTDWTAYVIFIVVIGGIGTIEGPILGVIVFFVLRSALADYGSWYLMTLGLIAIAVMLFAPKGLWGLISSKSGLHLFPVRRRLTGPKIEGGI; encoded by the coding sequence ATGTACAAGCTCACCACCCGTACCCGCGCCGGAACTGCCACGGCGATTGCCGTGCTCCTGCTCATTCTGGCCGGGTTCGCCTTACCGGCAGTGATCTCGCGCGGCGTCATCCAGGATCTGTTCTTCATCCTGACCATGCTGACGCTGGCGCAGCTCTGGAACCTGCTCGCTGGCTATGGTGGCCTTGTTTCCGTCGGCCAGCAGGCCTTCGTCGGCATCGGCGCCTATGCGATGTTCGCCGGTGTCATCCTGATGGGCTGGAACCCGGTCTGGGCGATCCTGCTCGGCGGCGTCGCAGGCCTGCTGCTCGCCATTCCGACGGCGTTTTTCGCCTTCCGCCTGCAGGGCGCCTATTTCGCCATCGGCACCTGGGTCATCGCCGAGGTGACGCGCTTGCTGATCGCGCAATGGAAGACGCTTGGCGGCGGCACCGGCACCTCCCTGCCGCGCGAGGCGACCAGCAACATTTTGGGCACGGACGCGATTCGGGCGCTGTTCGGCGTGCGCGAAGCGGCGGCGCGTGACATCCTGGCCTATTGGCTGGCGCTGGTCCTCGTCGTGATCGTGACCGGTGGCATCTACTGGCTGCTGAAGAGCCGCCTCGGCCTCGCTCTGGCAGCCGTGCGCGATAATGCCGAGGCAGCCCGTTCGGTCGGCGTCGACACTGGCCGGCTCAAATGGGCGGTGTTCCTGATCGCCGCCGCGGCCACCGGGCTGTCCGGGGCGCTGATTTTCCTGCAGACGGCCCGCATCTCGCCCGATGCCGCCTTCGCCGTCACCGACTGGACCGCCTACGTCATTTTCATCGTCGTCATCGGCGGCATCGGCACGATCGAGGGACCGATCCTCGGTGTGATCGTCTTCTTCGTGCTGCGCTCGGCGCTGGCCGATTACGGCAGTTGGTACCTGATGACGCTGGGCCTGATCGCCATCGCGGTCATGCTTTTCGCACCCAAAGGCCTGTGGGGGCTCATCTCCTCCAAAAGCGGCCTGCACCTGTTCCCGGTTCGCCGCAGGCTGACCGGTCCGAAGATCGAGGGAGGAATTTGA
- a CDS encoding FAD-dependent oxidoreductase: MADIETDVLIIGTGPAGSATAALLASSGVANMVVNRYRWLANTPRAHITNQRAMEVLRDLGPEVESEAVMHASPQELMGENVFCESLAGEEIGRMKSWGTHPHSKAEHLLSSPTFMNDLPQTFMEPILFKTACSRGTQARMSTEYVSHVQDGDGVTTICRDRLSGQEFTVRSKFLVGADGGNSLVAEHLGLPFEGKMGVGGSMNILFRADLSKYVAHRPSVLYWVMQPGADVGGIGMGLVRMVRPWNEWLIVWGYDINQPPPVVTPELATDVARQLVGDPTLEIELLRANTWTVNNCFATDMQKGRVFIMGDAAHRHPPSNGLGSNTSIQDSFNLAWKLAKVVKGQAGMGLLDSYTAERAPVARQIVTRANQSIAEFGPIFEALGMDGGVDHDKIQKNMEARCDATPAAEAQREALRKAIAFKKYEFDAHGVEMNQRYRSAAILTDGQEEPAFEKDRELHYAPTTWPGARLPHVWVFDRSGQKVSTLDLCGRGEFTLLTGIGGEAWVAAAESIGAELGLPIRVHVIGPRRAIEDHTGDWARASEIRDAGCLIVRPDHHVAWRSETLAANPAAELRRVLTSILAR, translated from the coding sequence ATGGCCGATATTGAAACCGATGTGCTGATCATTGGGACAGGCCCGGCGGGTTCGGCCACGGCGGCGCTGCTCGCCAGCTCGGGCGTCGCCAACATGGTGGTGAACCGCTACCGCTGGCTGGCGAACACGCCGCGCGCCCACATCACCAACCAGCGTGCCATGGAAGTGCTGCGCGATCTCGGCCCGGAGGTCGAGTCCGAGGCCGTCATGCACGCCTCGCCGCAGGAACTGATGGGCGAGAACGTCTTCTGCGAGAGCCTCGCCGGCGAGGAAATCGGCCGGATGAAGAGCTGGGGCACGCACCCCCATTCCAAGGCCGAGCATCTGCTGTCGTCGCCGACCTTCATGAACGACCTGCCCCAGACCTTCATGGAGCCGATCCTGTTCAAGACGGCCTGCTCGCGCGGCACGCAAGCCCGCATGAGCACGGAATATGTGAGCCACGTCCAGGACGGGGATGGCGTCACCACAATCTGCCGCGACCGGCTGTCGGGCCAGGAATTCACGGTCCGCTCGAAGTTTCTCGTCGGTGCCGATGGCGGCAATTCGCTCGTGGCCGAACATCTCGGCCTGCCCTTCGAGGGCAAGATGGGCGTCGGCGGCTCGATGAACATCCTGTTCCGCGCCGACCTGTCCAAATACGTCGCCCACCGCCCGAGCGTTCTCTACTGGGTCATGCAGCCCGGCGCCGACGTCGGCGGCATCGGCATGGGCCTCGTGCGCATGGTGCGGCCGTGGAACGAATGGCTGATCGTCTGGGGCTACGACATTAACCAGCCGCCGCCCGTGGTCACGCCGGAACTCGCCACCGACGTGGCGCGCCAGCTGGTTGGCGATCCGACGCTCGAGATCGAGCTGCTGCGCGCCAATACCTGGACCGTGAACAACTGCTTCGCGACCGACATGCAGAAGGGGCGCGTGTTCATCATGGGCGACGCCGCGCACCGGCATCCGCCGTCGAACGGCCTCGGCTCCAACACCTCGATCCAGGACAGCTTCAACCTCGCCTGGAAGCTTGCGAAGGTCGTGAAAGGGCAGGCGGGCATGGGCCTGCTCGACAGCTACACCGCCGAGCGCGCGCCGGTCGCCCGCCAGATCGTGACGCGCGCCAACCAGTCGATCGCCGAATTCGGGCCGATCTTCGAGGCACTCGGCATGGATGGCGGCGTCGACCACGACAAGATCCAGAAGAACATGGAAGCGCGCTGCGACGCGACGCCCGCGGCGGAAGCGCAGCGCGAGGCACTCCGCAAGGCCATCGCGTTCAAGAAATATGAGTTTGACGCGCATGGCGTTGAGATGAACCAGCGCTACCGCTCGGCCGCCATCCTGACCGACGGGCAGGAGGAGCCGGCGTTCGAGAAGGACCGCGAGCTGCATTACGCGCCGACGACCTGGCCGGGGGCGCGTCTGCCGCATGTCTGGGTGTTCGACCGCTCGGGCCAGAAGGTCTCTACGCTCGATCTCTGCGGCCGTGGTGAGTTCACGCTGCTGACCGGTATCGGCGGCGAGGCGTGGGTCGCGGCGGCCGAGAGCATCGGCGCCGAACTCGGCCTGCCGATCCGCGTCCATGTGATCGGCCCGCGCCGCGCGATCGAGGATCATACCGGCGACTGGGCGCGGGCCAGCGAGATCCGCGATGCGGGCTGCCTGATCGTCCGCCCGGACCATCACGTCGCCTGGCGTTCCGAGACGCTGGCCGCCAATCCGGCCGCGGAACTGCGCCGCGTCCTCACATCCATTCTGGCGCGCTGA